A stretch of Rhodoferax potami DNA encodes these proteins:
- a CDS encoding TRAP transporter substrate-binding protein has product MQLAAAIGAANTAPKVWGAPSITVRLSHVVARDTPKGMALERFRALTEERSQGRLRVQIYPQGQLYGDHDEMQALQLGAVDMVAPSLSKFGPIGFPEFELFDLPFLFDTLEAVRRLTRGKVGKTLLDSLQRQRLSGLGFFDNGFKHMSANRPLLEPRDFVGLRMRVQASRVIAQQMRAWGAWPVTLPFSETRRALETGVVDGTENPVSNFWTQGMQAVQSDLSLTTHGYLGYAVVTHQRFWENLPAGDRRIMQGALEDALVFGNEIADAQNDKALAALHLTGAAHIHNPTPAQTRLLKNASKPVHAELAARIGQDWLRTVQNALPKGA; this is encoded by the coding sequence TTGCAGCTGGCTGCAGCCATTGGCGCGGCCAATACGGCGCCCAAGGTTTGGGGGGCGCCTTCGATCACGGTACGACTGTCCCATGTCGTGGCGCGGGACACGCCCAAAGGCATGGCGCTGGAACGGTTCCGCGCCCTGACCGAAGAGCGCAGCCAAGGGCGCTTGCGGGTTCAGATTTACCCCCAGGGCCAGCTTTATGGCGACCATGACGAAATGCAAGCCCTGCAGCTCGGTGCGGTTGACATGGTGGCGCCCTCCTTGTCCAAGTTCGGCCCCATCGGCTTCCCGGAGTTCGAGTTGTTCGACCTGCCCTTTTTGTTCGACACCCTGGAGGCGGTACGCCGCCTCACGCGTGGCAAAGTGGGCAAGACTTTGCTGGACAGTTTGCAACGACAGCGGCTATCCGGCTTGGGGTTTTTTGACAACGGCTTCAAGCACATGAGTGCGAACCGGCCGTTGCTGGAGCCCCGCGACTTTGTCGGTCTGCGCATGCGGGTGCAGGCCTCCCGGGTGATCGCACAGCAAATGCGCGCTTGGGGCGCATGGCCTGTGACCCTGCCCTTCAGCGAAACCCGACGAGCCTTGGAGACCGGGGTGGTCGACGGCACCGAGAACCCGGTGTCCAACTTCTGGACCCAGGGCATGCAAGCGGTACAGAGCGACTTGAGCCTCACGACCCATGGCTACCTAGGCTACGCGGTCGTCACCCACCAGCGCTTCTGGGAGAACCTCCCGGCAGGCGATCGCCGCATCATGCAAGGCGCGCTCGAAGACGCGCTGGTATTCGGCAATGAAATTGCAGACGCACAAAACGACAAAGCACTCGCAGCGCTGCACCTGACGGGCGCAGCCCACATCCATAACCCGACCCCTGCGCAAACCCGGCTCCTCAAGAACGCATCAAAGCCGGTGCACGCCGAGCTGGCGGCCCGTATCGGGCAGGACTGGTTGCGCACCGTGCAAAACGCCCTCCCCAAAGGGGCCTAG
- a CDS encoding tripartite tricarboxylate transporter TctB family protein: protein MKIQSQKDFYSGLMFTIVGGSFALGASSYQLGTGARMGPGYFPLILGVLLAVLGCAIAVKSMITPTPDGDKVGKFAWKPLFFIISANLVFGACIGGLPVIGLKPLGLIVGIYLLTYIASHAGDEHKFKEVAVLATILALLSYVAFIVLLKLQFPVWPAYFTA, encoded by the coding sequence TTGAAAATCCAAAGTCAAAAAGACTTCTACTCCGGCCTGATGTTCACCATCGTGGGCGGCAGTTTTGCGCTGGGCGCAAGCTCCTACCAGCTGGGTACCGGCGCCCGCATGGGCCCGGGCTACTTCCCCCTGATCCTGGGCGTTCTGCTCGCAGTGCTGGGCTGCGCGATTGCTGTGAAGAGCATGATCACCCCCACGCCAGACGGCGACAAGGTCGGCAAATTCGCCTGGAAGCCGCTGTTCTTCATCATCAGCGCCAACCTCGTGTTTGGAGCCTGCATCGGCGGACTGCCAGTCATTGGCTTGAAACCTCTGGGCCTGATCGTGGGCATCTACCTACTCACCTACATCGCCAGCCACGCCGGTGATGAACACAAGTTCAAGGAAGTCGCTGTGTTGGCCACCATCCTGGCGCTCCTGAGCTACGTCGCCTTCATCGTTCTCCTCAAACTGCAGTTCCCGGTCTGGCCTGCTTACTTCACCGCCTAA
- a CDS encoding tripartite tricarboxylate transporter permease, whose product MELFDNLALGFGVAFTGQNLIYAFIGCLLGTLIGVLPGIGPLATIAMLLPATYALPPVAALIMLAGIYYGAQYGGSTTAILVNLPGESSSVVTVIDGYQMARNGRAGPALAAAGLGSFFAGCVGTLILAAFAGPLTELAFKFGPAEYFSLMILGLIGAVVLASGSLLKAIAMILLGLLLGMVGTDVNSGVARYSFDIPELTDGIGFIVIAMGVFGYGEIISNLSKSAGEREIFTASVSGLLPTKQDFQRMVPAVLRGTALGSLLGILPGGGAVMAAFAAYTIEKKTKLQPGEVPFGKGNIRGVAAPEAANNAGSQTSFIPLLTLGIPPNAVMALMVGAMTIHNIQPGPQVMTANPELFWGLIASMWIGNLMLVILNLPLIGIWIKLLSVPYRWLFPSIVLFCAIGVYSTNNNTFDIWMVAIFGIIGYLFIKLGTEPAPLLLGFILGPMMEEYLRRALLLSRGDWSVFVTRPLSASLLLAALALLVVVMLPSIKAKREEAFVDD is encoded by the coding sequence ATGGAACTCTTTGACAACCTCGCCCTCGGCTTTGGCGTGGCCTTCACCGGCCAAAACCTGATTTATGCCTTCATCGGCTGTTTGCTTGGTACTTTGATCGGCGTTTTGCCCGGCATCGGACCCTTGGCGACTATCGCCATGCTTTTGCCAGCTACCTATGCGCTCCCGCCGGTAGCTGCCTTGATCATGCTGGCCGGTATTTACTACGGCGCCCAGTACGGTGGCTCAACGACAGCCATCTTGGTGAACCTGCCCGGCGAGTCTTCGTCGGTGGTGACCGTGATTGACGGTTACCAGATGGCTCGTAATGGACGCGCAGGCCCTGCACTCGCTGCAGCGGGTCTGGGTTCTTTCTTTGCCGGTTGTGTGGGCACTTTGATTCTTGCGGCCTTTGCAGGCCCCTTGACCGAGCTGGCCTTCAAGTTCGGCCCTGCCGAATACTTCAGCCTGATGATTCTGGGCTTGATTGGTGCGGTGGTGCTGGCCTCGGGCTCTTTGCTCAAGGCGATTGCCATGATTCTCTTGGGTCTCTTGCTGGGGATGGTAGGCACCGATGTGAACTCCGGTGTGGCCCGTTACAGCTTTGATATCCCTGAGCTGACTGACGGTATCGGCTTCATCGTGATCGCCATGGGCGTCTTCGGCTACGGCGAGATCATCAGCAACCTGTCCAAGAGTGCGGGTGAGCGGGAGATCTTTACCGCTTCTGTCTCCGGCCTCTTGCCGACCAAACAAGACTTCCAGCGCATGGTGCCTGCTGTTCTGCGTGGTACTGCCTTGGGCTCACTGTTGGGTATCTTGCCCGGTGGTGGTGCAGTGATGGCAGCCTTTGCGGCTTACACGATTGAGAAGAAGACCAAGCTCCAGCCCGGTGAAGTACCTTTCGGCAAGGGCAACATCCGTGGTGTAGCAGCTCCTGAAGCGGCGAACAACGCTGGCAGCCAAACCTCTTTCATTCCTCTGCTGACGCTGGGTATCCCACCCAATGCGGTGATGGCGTTGATGGTGGGTGCGATGACGATCCACAACATCCAGCCCGGACCGCAGGTGATGACAGCCAATCCGGAACTCTTCTGGGGTCTGATTGCTTCGATGTGGATCGGTAACCTGATGCTGGTGATCCTGAACCTGCCTTTGATCGGTATCTGGATCAAGCTCTTGTCCGTGCCTTACCGCTGGTTGTTCCCTTCTATCGTGCTGTTCTGTGCGATCGGTGTGTATTCGACCAACAACAACACCTTCGATATCTGGATGGTGGCGATCTTCGGGATCATTGGTTATTTGTTCATCAAGCTGGGTACTGAGCCTGCACCGCTGCTCTTGGGATTTATTCTGGGGCCGATGATGGAGGAGTATTTGCGCCGGGCACTCTTGCTCTCCCGTGGCGACTGGAGTGTGTTTGTGACACGGCCTCTGTCTGCATCCCTGCTGCTGGCGGCTTTGGCTTTGCTTGTCGTGGTGATGCTGCCTTCCATCAAGGCTAAGCGGGAAGAGGCTTTTGTGGACGATTGA